A region from the Candidatus Electrothrix scaldis genome encodes:
- the hisI gene encoding phosphoribosyl-AMP cyclohydrolase, producing the protein MPELNFTKSKDGLLPAIAQDAASGEVLMLAYINKESWQKTLETGKAHYWSRSRNKLWLKGESSGHVQLVKEILVDCDQDTVVFKVEQLGGAACHKGYASCFFRRVNGDDLEIIAEPIFDPSKVYG; encoded by the coding sequence ATGCCTGAACTCAACTTCACAAAATCAAAAGACGGCCTCCTGCCCGCCATTGCCCAGGACGCAGCCAGCGGCGAGGTCCTGATGCTGGCCTATATCAACAAAGAATCCTGGCAAAAAACCCTGGAAACAGGTAAAGCCCATTACTGGAGTCGCTCCCGCAACAAACTTTGGCTCAAAGGCGAATCCTCAGGTCATGTCCAGCTGGTCAAAGAGATCCTGGTGGACTGTGACCAAGACACGGTGGTCTTCAAGGTGGAGCAACTGGGCGGGGCAGCCTGCCATAAGGGTTATGCCAGCTGTTTCTTCCGCCGGGTCAACGGTGATGACCTGGAGATCATCGCAGAGCCAATCTTTGATCCGAGCAAGGTCTATGGCTGA
- a CDS encoding Rpn family recombination-promoting nuclease/putative transposase produces the protein MDFLDVKTDFAFKRVFGSEQSKAILIDFLNAVIDFGDAGITDLTIVDPYQVPLLKGMKDSYVDVKAVLSDQRKVIIEMQVLNVEGFEKRVLYNAAKLYSTQLKKSEKYATLEPVIALTITDFEMFPEFDRVISYWNLREKESFVQYSGDIELIFIELPKFTKSEKELSSVTDKWIYFIKNAGELDFVPKTFSEPNLLDAFDLANTAGMNEDELEVQFKRRDFIWLQKGSLEKARKDGIQEGREKGEQEAKLSIARNLLAQNIDPEIIAAGTGLSKELIISLRDQNTEQQTDSLSQSQSTKKCLNSTSQNQKTASCPPLPRTQPAARS, from the coding sequence ATGGACTTCCTAGACGTTAAAACCGACTTCGCCTTTAAGCGGGTCTTCGGCAGCGAGCAGTCCAAAGCTATCCTGATTGATTTTCTCAACGCGGTCATTGACTTCGGGGACGCTGGAATTACAGATCTCACCATTGTTGATCCGTATCAAGTCCCACTGCTCAAAGGCATGAAAGACAGCTATGTGGATGTCAAGGCCGTGCTGTCGGATCAGCGCAAGGTCATCATCGAAATGCAGGTGCTCAACGTAGAGGGCTTTGAAAAACGGGTGCTGTACAACGCGGCCAAGCTCTATTCCACCCAGCTCAAAAAATCGGAAAAGTATGCGACTCTGGAACCGGTCATCGCCCTGACCATCACTGATTTCGAGATGTTTCCTGAATTCGACCGGGTGATTTCTTACTGGAACCTGCGGGAAAAGGAAAGCTTTGTTCAGTACAGCGGAGACATTGAACTCATTTTTATTGAGCTACCGAAATTTACCAAGAGCGAGAAAGAACTGTCCTCGGTGACGGATAAATGGATTTATTTTATCAAAAATGCCGGTGAACTTGATTTTGTCCCGAAAACATTTTCCGAACCGAACCTTCTTGATGCCTTTGACCTGGCGAACACCGCCGGAATGAACGAGGACGAGCTTGAAGTACAGTTTAAACGCCGGGATTTTATCTGGCTGCAGAAAGGATCGCTGGAAAAAGCACGAAAAGACGGGATACAGGAAGGAAGAGAGAAAGGTGAACAGGAAGCAAAGCTCTCTATAGCCCGAAACCTGCTGGCGCAGAATATAGATCCCGAAATTATTGCCGCAGGCACGGGATTATCCAAGGAACTCATTATCAGCCTGCGGGATCAAAATACTGAGCAGCAAACAGACTCGTTATCTCAATCACAATCTACAAAAAAATGCCTGAACTCAACTTCACAAAATCAAAAGACGGCCTCCTGCCCGCCATTGCCCAGGACGCAGCCAGCGGCGAGGTCCTGA
- a CDS encoding HigA family addiction module antitoxin — MEMYNPPHPGEIIREFCLDALELSVTDAAKALGVTRKRLSALLNGRSKVSPEMALRLSKVFGRTPEGWLKLQLQFDLGKVRKKVDLSGLKRVEL, encoded by the coding sequence ATGGAAATGTACAATCCTCCGCATCCGGGAGAGATTATCCGGGAATTCTGTCTGGATGCCTTAGAATTAAGCGTGACCGATGCGGCCAAGGCATTGGGAGTGACACGGAAAAGGCTGTCTGCTTTGCTGAACGGACGTTCAAAGGTGAGTCCTGAAATGGCCCTGCGTCTGTCCAAGGTTTTCGGGCGGACTCCCGAAGGATGGCTGAAACTACAGCTTCAGTTTGACTTGGGAAAGGTCAGGAAGAAGGTGGATTTGAGCGGATTGAAGCGGGTAGAGCTGTAG
- a CDS encoding peptidylprolyl isomerase, translating to MCPVALTDTVTVAYTASLETGELIEQRDEKNPAVVSIGSGALCKAVEACLFGMEPGQSRVIRVDPEDAYGIHHKELMQQVPLSHFQGKLDPKPGMVLSLTVNREGEEHKVPATITEVQQDNITVDYNHPLAGQIIVYEVKLLNIS from the coding sequence ATGTGCCCTGTCGCCCTGACCGACACTGTCACCGTTGCCTATACAGCCTCTTTGGAGACCGGAGAGCTGATTGAACAAAGAGATGAAAAGAACCCCGCAGTCGTATCCATCGGAAGCGGTGCCCTGTGTAAGGCCGTTGAGGCTTGCCTGTTCGGCATGGAGCCGGGGCAGAGCAGGGTAATTCGAGTTGATCCTGAGGATGCCTATGGAATACATCATAAGGAGTTAATGCAGCAGGTTCCCTTGTCTCATTTTCAGGGGAAACTCGATCCCAAACCAGGAATGGTCCTTTCCCTGACGGTGAACCGGGAGGGAGAAGAGCATAAGGTCCCTGCTACAATTACTGAGGTGCAACAGGATAACATTACGGTGGATTATAACCATCCCTTGGCAGGACAAATCATTGTCTATGAGGTCAAGTTGCTCAATATTAGCTGA
- a CDS encoding MazG nucleotide pyrophosphohydrolase domain-containing protein, producing the protein MAKKENRMHSKPEPELDVNPFQQLDQIVRTLRSPDGCPWDQRQTEKTLKKYLLEEAAELAEALDAEDQEHIREEIGDMYFILSLLSLIMEEKDGLPATEPVQKICAKMLRRHPHVFARKEGQVLSEEELREQWERIKQEEKADKAAKKKNEQENVS; encoded by the coding sequence ATGGCAAAGAAGGAAAATCGTATGCATAGTAAACCGGAACCTGAGCTGGATGTCAATCCGTTTCAGCAACTTGATCAGATTGTCAGAACCTTACGCTCGCCCGATGGTTGTCCCTGGGATCAACGGCAGACCGAAAAGACCTTAAAAAAATATCTGCTGGAAGAGGCCGCCGAGTTGGCTGAGGCCCTTGATGCAGAAGATCAGGAGCATATACGGGAAGAAATAGGCGACATGTATTTCATCCTGTCCCTGCTCTCTCTTATTATGGAGGAAAAGGACGGTCTTCCGGCAACCGAGCCTGTGCAGAAGATCTGTGCGAAGATGCTGCGGCGTCACCCCCATGTTTTTGCCCGTAAAGAGGGGCAGGTCTTGTCCGAAGAAGAGTTGCGGGAACAGTGGGAGCGGATCAAGCAGGAGGAAAAGGCGGATAAGGCGGCAAAGAAAAAGAACGAACAGGAGAACGTTTCCTGA